The Pantoea vagans genome includes a window with the following:
- a CDS encoding oxidoreductase, whose translation MASANTPVWFISGCSTGFGRELAQQTIARGFNTVVTARDLSKVQDLVAGHQNALAVELDVTDQSSIHRAVHAAQEKFGSIDVLVNNAGYGYQSSVEEGDENEIRAQFDANVFGLFALTRAVLPGMRKQRRGHVINITSVAGFIGFASSGYYSASKHAVEGWSDSLALETAPLGIHVTCVEPGPFRTDWAGRSLHQTPSTLPEYADTAAARMKATSAYSGTQAGDPARAATAMIAITEHDNPPRHLVMGAWGYDAVTNKLKERLAQIEAWKQASLDTDFPS comes from the coding sequence ATGGCTTCAGCAAACACACCGGTTTGGTTTATTTCGGGGTGCTCCACCGGCTTTGGTCGTGAACTGGCACAGCAAACCATTGCGCGGGGTTTTAATACCGTGGTGACCGCACGCGACCTCAGCAAGGTGCAGGATCTGGTTGCGGGCCACCAGAACGCGTTGGCGGTAGAGCTGGATGTAACCGATCAGAGCAGCATTCATCGCGCTGTCCACGCCGCACAGGAGAAGTTCGGCAGCATCGATGTGCTGGTGAACAATGCCGGTTATGGTTATCAAAGTTCGGTGGAAGAGGGCGATGAAAACGAAATTCGTGCGCAATTTGATGCCAACGTGTTTGGCCTGTTCGCCCTAACCCGTGCGGTACTGCCAGGGATGCGCAAGCAGCGTCGTGGGCATGTGATTAACATCACCTCTGTGGCCGGTTTTATTGGCTTTGCCAGCTCGGGTTACTACTCTGCCAGCAAGCACGCGGTTGAAGGCTGGTCTGATTCGCTGGCGCTGGAAACCGCGCCTTTAGGCATTCATGTGACCTGTGTTGAACCGGGTCCGTTCCGCACCGACTGGGCGGGACGTTCGTTGCATCAGACCCCCAGTACCTTGCCAGAATACGCCGATACCGCTGCCGCACGTATGAAAGCCACCTCCGCCTACAGTGGCACGCAAGCGGGCGACCCCGCACGCGCCGCGACCGCGATGATTGCCATCACGGAACATGACAACCCTCCCCGCCATCTGGTGATGGGCGCATGGGGTTATGATGCGGTGACGAACAAACTGAAAGAGCGTCTGGCACAGATTGAGGCATGGAAACAGGCGTCGTTAGACACGGATTTCCCGTCATAA
- the phnL gene encoding phosphonate C-P lyase system protein PhnL, whose amino-acid sequence MQPLLRVEKLSKTFVLHNQSSAALPVLQDASLEVCAGECVVLHGRSGSGKSTLLRALYGNYQANSGHIWLQHQGEWIDMAQAPARQILAIRRETVGWVSQFLRVIPRVPTLEIVMQPLLERGVERAFCEKRAKELLTRLNVPERLWSLAPSTFSGGEQQRVNIARGFIADYPVLLLDEPTASLDSANSAAVVELIEQARARGAAIVGIFHDEAVRARVADRLHVMQPVKTGAEA is encoded by the coding sequence ATGCAACCTTTATTGCGCGTAGAGAAACTCAGCAAAACCTTTGTGCTGCACAACCAGAGCAGTGCCGCGCTGCCGGTATTACAGGACGCCAGCCTTGAAGTGTGCGCCGGTGAATGTGTGGTGCTGCATGGCCGCTCGGGTAGCGGAAAATCCACGCTGCTGCGTGCGTTGTACGGCAATTACCAAGCCAACAGTGGCCACATCTGGCTGCAACATCAGGGCGAATGGATCGATATGGCACAAGCCCCTGCACGCCAGATCCTGGCGATTCGCCGCGAAACCGTGGGCTGGGTAAGCCAGTTTTTGCGCGTGATCCCGCGTGTGCCGACGCTGGAAATCGTGATGCAACCGCTGTTGGAGCGAGGCGTGGAGCGCGCGTTCTGTGAAAAACGAGCCAAAGAGCTGCTGACGCGGCTAAATGTGCCAGAGCGTTTGTGGTCGCTCGCGCCGTCCACCTTCTCTGGTGGTGAGCAGCAGCGTGTGAACATTGCGCGTGGCTTCATTGCCGACTATCCGGTGCTGTTACTGGATGAGCCCACTGCCTCACTCGACAGCGCAAACAGCGCCGCCGTGGTGGAATTGATTGAACAGGCGCGTGCACGGGGTGCCGCCATTGTAGGTATTTTCCATGACGAAGCGGTGCGCGCACGCGTGGCCGATCGCCTGCACGTCATGCAGCCGGTAAAAACAGGAGCAGAAGCATGA
- a CDS encoding putative bifunctional diguanylate cyclase/phosphodiesterase — protein sequence MINTIKLSDGFRRNFVREVILPLVAILVLTFAGAGVGLFWGTSLTNDQARSQQQRMIEASFAQSLSEHLRQLRSLTRWSPLANQLASGTPDQSWLDQNIGGWLYDMFDHQLILLLDRDNQPLAVWRNGQRVSADSIGHYLLEMLRSPLVVSSDEVAGPSDRADFVRIGPRAAALAVGDISSTREAGRYRLVSIKFLDDGYLRNLADRSQLQQLHFSDGTPQKGTDALYQLNSQQGDAVGYLTWQPDKPGAQMLRMLGPSTLLSVILITLLCLFMVRRIWTSSLNLSQSLLKLGASEAQAQHLAFHDVLTGLPNRALVEDRLTQALAASARHDQRVALLLLDLDRFKNINDTYGHHAGDELIIEVARRLTHILRASDTVGRIGGDEFIIIMPDVDNIGQVQALAKRIISELSEPYDLQGSEGWVGVSIGLALAPKDGIDRLELMRKADIALYEAKNSGRGQYRQFEKVMDESLRTRQQMATDLRHALVNFAGLRVWYQPLMEISGQRVVGLEALLRWHHPVRGDVSPGDFIAIAEETGMIIPLGEWVLREACKTSLKLPQVIVAVNVSPVQFRASGFVERIIEIVREEGANPQHMELEITEGVLIEDEHEARNNIIALREAGFRIALDDFGTGYSSLNYLSTFPVDKIKIDRSFTQSLGVAQNSTAIIESVVRLGHAMGLTVTAEGVETEGQKNALADAGCNQLQGYLFSQAVPYEEIEKMV from the coding sequence ATGATTAACACAATAAAACTTTCCGACGGTTTTCGCCGCAATTTTGTTCGGGAAGTGATTTTGCCTTTAGTGGCGATTTTAGTTTTAACCTTTGCCGGAGCAGGTGTTGGCCTGTTTTGGGGCACCTCTTTGACCAACGATCAAGCGCGCTCGCAGCAGCAGCGAATGATTGAGGCGTCGTTTGCCCAAAGTCTGAGCGAACACCTGCGCCAGCTGCGCAGCCTGACGCGCTGGTCGCCGCTGGCGAATCAGCTGGCTTCAGGCACACCTGACCAAAGCTGGCTGGATCAAAATATCGGCGGCTGGCTATACGATATGTTCGATCATCAACTGATTCTGCTATTGGATCGGGATAATCAACCGCTGGCAGTGTGGCGCAACGGCCAGCGTGTATCCGCCGACAGCATCGGCCATTACCTGCTGGAGATGCTGCGTAGCCCACTGGTAGTGAGCAGCGATGAAGTGGCGGGACCCAGCGATCGCGCCGACTTTGTCCGTATTGGTCCGCGTGCGGCCGCACTGGCGGTGGGAGATATCAGTAGCACGCGGGAGGCGGGTCGCTATCGGCTGGTGAGCATTAAATTCCTCGATGACGGCTATCTGCGTAATCTGGCCGATCGCAGTCAGTTACAGCAGTTACACTTTAGCGACGGTACGCCGCAGAAAGGCACCGATGCACTTTACCAACTCAATTCCCAACAGGGTGATGCCGTGGGCTACCTCACCTGGCAGCCTGATAAGCCGGGCGCACAAATGTTGCGGATGTTGGGGCCTTCTACCTTGCTGTCCGTGATTCTGATTACCTTGCTCTGCCTTTTTATGGTGCGGCGTATCTGGACGTCATCGCTGAACCTGTCACAGTCGCTGTTGAAACTGGGTGCCAGCGAAGCCCAGGCACAGCATCTGGCATTTCATGACGTGCTGACCGGTCTGCCCAATCGCGCCTTGGTGGAAGATCGTTTAACCCAGGCGCTGGCCGCATCCGCGCGACACGATCAGCGGGTGGCGTTGCTGCTGCTCGATCTCGACCGTTTCAAAAACATCAACGATACCTACGGCCATCATGCCGGCGATGAGCTAATCATAGAGGTTGCACGACGTCTGACCCACATTCTGCGAGCCAGTGATACTGTCGGACGCATTGGCGGCGATGAGTTCATCATTATCATGCCGGACGTCGATAACATTGGTCAGGTGCAGGCGCTGGCAAAACGTATTATCAGCGAGCTTAGTGAACCCTATGATCTGCAAGGCAGTGAGGGTTGGGTGGGCGTGAGTATTGGGCTGGCATTAGCACCCAAAGATGGCATTGATCGTCTGGAGTTGATGCGCAAAGCGGATATCGCGCTGTATGAAGCTAAAAACAGCGGACGCGGCCAGTATCGTCAATTTGAGAAAGTGATGGACGAATCGTTGCGCACCCGTCAGCAGATGGCGACAGACTTACGTCATGCGTTGGTCAATTTCGCTGGGCTGCGCGTGTGGTATCAGCCGTTGATGGAGATCAGTGGGCAGCGCGTGGTCGGCCTGGAAGCCCTGCTGCGCTGGCACCACCCCGTTCGCGGTGACGTCTCGCCAGGTGATTTTATCGCCATCGCTGAAGAGACCGGGATGATTATCCCGCTCGGTGAATGGGTGTTACGCGAAGCCTGCAAAACCTCGTTAAAGCTGCCGCAGGTGATAGTGGCAGTGAATGTCTCACCGGTGCAGTTCCGCGCCAGCGGCTTTGTTGAACGGATTATTGAGATTGTGCGCGAAGAAGGCGCCAACCCGCAGCATATGGAGCTGGAGATCACCGAAGGCGTGTTAATCGAAGATGAACACGAAGCGCGTAACAATATCATTGCGCTGCGCGAAGCCGGTTTCCGCATCGCGCTGGATGATTTCGGCACTGGCTACTCCAGCCTGAATTACCTCAGCACTTTCCCGGTGGATAAAATCAAGATCGACCGTTCGTTCACCCAATCATTGGGTGTCGCGCAAAACTCGACCGCGATTATCGAATCGGTGGTGCGGCTCGGACACGCCATGGGTTTAACCGTCACCGCCGAAGGCGTCGAGACCGAAGGCCAGAAAAACGCCCTCGCCGACGCTGGCTGCAATCAATTGCAGGGGTATTTATTCAGCCAGGCAGTGCCGTACGAAGAGATTGAGAAGATGGTGTAG
- a CDS encoding carbon-phosphorus lyase complex subunit PhnI: MYVAVKGGEKAIASAHELQADLRRGDRDVAELGCDQVAGQLGLAVDRVMTEGGIYDPQLAALAIKQASGDMVEAIFLLRAYRTTLPRLADSLALETDEMRIERRISAVYKDLPGGQVLGPTYDYSHRLLDFTLLANGETPAAPRDDQSLPEHCPHVFSMMTREGLAAREEDDGSEPCDITREPPGYPASRAARLQQLVRGDEGFLLALGYSTQRGYGRNHPFAGEIRTGYLSVSICPEELGFEIDIGEILLTECEMVNGFTTQTEGAPHFTRGYGLVFGRSERKAMAMALVDRALQAPEYNERIAGPAQDEEFVLSHADNVEAAGFVSHLKLPHYVDFQAELELLKRLREQVQEQNDE, from the coding sequence ATGTACGTCGCGGTTAAAGGGGGCGAAAAGGCGATAGCCAGCGCGCACGAGCTACAGGCGGATTTACGCCGTGGCGACCGCGATGTGGCCGAGCTGGGGTGCGATCAGGTCGCTGGCCAGCTCGGTCTGGCGGTGGATCGTGTGATGACCGAGGGCGGTATTTACGATCCGCAGTTAGCCGCGTTAGCGATTAAGCAAGCCAGCGGCGACATGGTGGAAGCCATTTTCCTGCTGCGTGCCTACCGCACAACTTTGCCACGCCTGGCCGACAGTCTGGCGCTGGAAACCGACGAGATGCGCATCGAACGACGTATCTCTGCGGTTTATAAGGATTTACCTGGCGGTCAGGTACTGGGCCCCACATACGATTACAGCCATCGTTTGCTTGATTTCACGCTGCTGGCCAATGGCGAGACGCCTGCTGCACCGCGCGACGATCAGTCGTTGCCAGAGCATTGTCCGCATGTGTTCAGCATGATGACCCGTGAGGGGCTGGCGGCGCGTGAAGAGGATGACGGCAGTGAGCCTTGTGACATCACCCGTGAGCCACCAGGTTATCCCGCCAGCCGCGCCGCCCGTCTGCAACAGCTGGTGCGCGGCGACGAAGGCTTCCTGCTGGCGTTGGGCTACTCGACCCAGCGCGGCTACGGACGTAACCATCCGTTTGCTGGTGAGATCCGCACCGGCTATCTCAGCGTATCCATCTGCCCGGAAGAACTGGGTTTCGAGATTGATATCGGCGAAATCCTGCTGACGGAGTGTGAAATGGTCAATGGCTTTACCACGCAAACCGAAGGTGCGCCGCACTTCACCCGTGGTTACGGCCTGGTGTTTGGTCGTTCAGAGCGTAAAGCCATGGCGATGGCGCTGGTCGATCGTGCCTTGCAGGCCCCGGAGTACAACGAACGGATCGCCGGCCCGGCACAGGACGAAGAGTTTGTGCTGTCACATGCGGACAACGTTGAAGCGGCAGGTTTTGTTTCGCATCTGAAACTGCCGCACTACGTCGATTTCCAGGCGGAGCTTGAGTTGCTGAAACGGCTGCGCGAACAGGTTCAGGAGCAAAACGATGAGTGA
- the phnK gene encoding phosphonate C-P lyase system protein PhnK: MHSEQPLLAVNNLTHLYAPGKGFEDVSFELYPGEVLGIVGESGSGKTTLLRSLSARLAPQQGNILYRAQDLYQLSESDRRRLLRTEWGVVHQHPLDGLRPQVTAGGNIGERLMAVGQRHYGDIRKEAMRWLQDVEIPANRIDDLPTTFSGGMQQRLQIARNLVTQPTLVFMDEPTGGLDVSVQARLLDLLRTLVRELNLAVVIVTHDLGVARLLAHRLLVMKQGRVVESGLTDRVLDDPHHPYTQLLVSSVLA, translated from the coding sequence ATGCACAGTGAACAGCCGCTGCTTGCGGTCAACAATCTGACGCACCTTTATGCGCCAGGCAAAGGCTTTGAAGATGTCAGCTTTGAACTCTATCCGGGTGAGGTGCTGGGCATTGTTGGGGAATCCGGCTCGGGTAAAACCACCTTGCTGCGCAGCCTGTCGGCCCGGTTAGCGCCGCAGCAGGGCAACATTCTTTATCGCGCCCAGGATCTCTATCAACTGAGTGAAAGCGATCGTCGCCGTCTGCTGCGCACGGAGTGGGGGGTGGTGCATCAGCATCCGCTCGACGGCTTGCGCCCGCAGGTCACGGCAGGCGGCAATATTGGCGAGCGCTTAATGGCCGTGGGTCAACGCCATTATGGCGACATCCGCAAAGAGGCGATGCGCTGGTTGCAGGACGTTGAGATCCCGGCCAACCGTATTGATGACTTGCCGACCACCTTCTCTGGCGGCATGCAGCAGCGTTTGCAGATTGCACGCAACCTGGTGACCCAGCCCACGCTGGTGTTTATGGATGAGCCAACCGGTGGTCTGGATGTGTCGGTGCAGGCTCGACTGCTCGACCTGCTGCGCACCCTGGTGCGTGAGCTGAATCTGGCGGTGGTGATTGTCACTCACGATCTCGGCGTGGCGCGCTTGCTGGCGCACCGTTTGCTGGTGATGAAGCAGGGCAGAGTGGTGGAGAGCGGTCTCACCGACCGGGTGCTGGACGATCCGCACCATCCTTACACCCAACTGCTGGTTTCATCGGTATTGGCGTAA
- the phnF gene encoding phosphonate metabolism transcriptional regulator PhnF has translation MEISRHPTTVYQAVAAQLEQALQERYRCGDYLPSEQQLADHYEVNRHTLRRAVDELVNKGLLQRRHGVGILVLMRPYDYPLHAQARFSQNLLEQGSHPTSERLLAVLRPASSDVASALAINEGDNVIHLRTLRRVNGVPVCVINHFLPELSWWPTLQQFQSGSLHDYMQQHLGLDLTRSQTRISTRRAQAKECKQLEIALQSPLLCVRTLNKHRDGQVAEYSVSLTRGDMIELTLEHE, from the coding sequence ATGGAGATATCCAGACATCCGACCACTGTATATCAGGCGGTCGCCGCCCAACTGGAGCAGGCACTGCAAGAGCGTTATCGCTGCGGTGACTATCTGCCTTCCGAACAACAGCTGGCCGATCACTACGAAGTTAACCGCCACACACTGCGTCGTGCGGTGGATGAACTGGTCAATAAGGGGCTGCTGCAGCGTCGCCACGGTGTCGGCATATTGGTGCTGATGCGCCCTTACGATTACCCACTGCATGCGCAGGCGCGTTTCAGCCAGAACCTGTTAGAGCAGGGCAGTCATCCCACCAGTGAACGCTTGTTAGCAGTGCTGCGCCCGGCCAGCAGCGATGTGGCCAGCGCATTGGCCATCAATGAAGGCGACAACGTGATTCACCTGCGCACCCTGCGCCGTGTCAATGGCGTGCCGGTGTGTGTGATTAACCACTTTCTGCCTGAATTAAGCTGGTGGCCGACGTTACAACAGTTTCAGAGCGGCTCATTGCACGACTATATGCAGCAGCATCTGGGCCTGGATTTAACCCGTTCGCAAACCCGTATCAGTACCCGTCGCGCACAGGCGAAAGAGTGTAAACAGCTGGAGATTGCGCTGCAGTCACCGCTGTTGTGTGTGCGCACCCTGAATAAACACCGTGACGGTCAGGTAGCGGAATACTCCGTCAGCCTGACGCGTGGCGACATGATTGAACTCACCCTGGAGCATGAATGA
- the phnH gene encoding phosphonate C-P lyase system protein PhnH, giving the protein MTLLASFNHPVADSQRAFRRILKAMSEPGVMVSLPLQQGWGDLSPAATAVLLTLVDQESALWIDNRIDSEMLRSNLRFHTGVPIVEHRDAPFALTHAAANPDPAQFAAGDNMSPEKSTTLIIEVPALNGGLTLRLSGPGLREPRAIAPQLPEAILTYLRERPHPFPLGVDLIFTCGEAMMALPRTTDVEVC; this is encoded by the coding sequence ATGACATTACTGGCCAGTTTTAACCATCCGGTTGCCGATTCACAGCGTGCCTTCCGCCGCATCCTGAAAGCCATGAGCGAGCCAGGCGTTATGGTCTCTCTGCCCTTGCAACAGGGTTGGGGCGATTTGTCGCCTGCGGCAACCGCCGTGTTACTGACGCTGGTGGATCAGGAGAGCGCGTTGTGGATAGACAACCGCATTGACAGCGAGATGCTGCGCAGCAACCTGCGTTTCCATACCGGTGTGCCGATTGTTGAACACCGTGATGCGCCTTTTGCCCTCACTCATGCGGCTGCCAATCCCGATCCGGCGCAGTTTGCGGCCGGCGACAATATGTCACCGGAGAAAAGCACCACGCTGATCATCGAAGTGCCCGCGCTTAACGGCGGTCTAACCTTGCGTCTGTCTGGCCCTGGGCTGCGTGAACCCCGTGCGATTGCGCCGCAACTGCCGGAAGCGATTCTGACCTATCTGCGTGAGCGCCCCCATCCATTCCCATTGGGTGTCGATCTGATTTTCACCTGTGGTGAAGCGATGATGGCACTGCCACGCACCACCGATGTGGAGGTGTGCTGA
- the phnG gene encoding phosphonate C-P lyase system protein PhnG, which produces MKQQTARQHWLAVLAHSDANTLNAHWQSLHLNSDFESVRPAETGLTRLQARMGGSGKRFVMGDATVTRAVVKLHDGTLGFSYVLGRDKAHAERCALIDALLQQPETHALLQEKLIAPLAALREEQRQLRAREIASSKVDFFTLVRGDNS; this is translated from the coding sequence ATGAAACAGCAAACCGCCCGCCAGCATTGGCTTGCGGTGCTGGCGCACAGTGACGCCAACACCCTGAATGCCCACTGGCAATCGCTGCACCTCAATAGTGATTTCGAGTCTGTGCGTCCGGCTGAAACCGGATTGACTCGCCTGCAAGCGCGCATGGGGGGAAGCGGTAAACGCTTCGTGATGGGCGATGCCACCGTCACGCGTGCAGTGGTGAAACTGCACGATGGCACGCTGGGTTTTAGTTATGTGCTGGGACGCGATAAAGCGCACGCCGAACGTTGTGCGTTGATCGACGCGCTGCTGCAACAGCCAGAAACCCACGCGCTGTTGCAGGAAAAATTAATTGCCCCGCTGGCGGCACTGCGAGAAGAGCAGCGTCAGCTGCGCGCGCGTGAAATCGCCAGCTCTAAAGTGGATTTCTTTACGCTGGTTCGCGGAGATAACTCATGA
- a CDS encoding alpha-D-ribose 1-methylphosphonate 5-phosphate C-P-lyase PhnJ, protein MSELTGYNNGYLDEQTKRTIRRAILKAVAIPGYQVPFAGREMPMPYGWGTGGIQITASIIGDSDVLKVIDQGADDTTNAVSIRRFFQRVSGAATTEATKDATLIQTRHRIPETPLEEDQVLIFQVPIPEPLRFIEPRETETRTMHALEEYGIMQVKLYEDIARYGHIATTYAYPVKVNDRYVMDPSPIPKFDNPKMHMMPALQLFGAGREKRIYALPPYTKVESLDFDDHPFTVQSWDEPCALCGSRHSYLDEVVMDDAGTRMFVCSDTDFCHQQQEQQHAQ, encoded by the coding sequence ATGAGTGAGTTAACCGGCTATAACAACGGTTATCTGGATGAACAAACCAAGCGCACCATTCGCCGCGCCATTCTGAAAGCGGTCGCGATTCCAGGTTATCAGGTGCCGTTTGCCGGGCGTGAGATGCCAATGCCGTACGGTTGGGGTACCGGGGGTATTCAGATCACCGCCAGCATTATTGGTGACAGCGACGTGCTAAAGGTGATTGACCAGGGCGCGGATGACACCACCAATGCGGTGTCGATCCGTCGTTTCTTCCAGCGTGTTAGCGGTGCAGCCACCACCGAAGCCACCAAAGACGCAACCTTGATCCAGACGCGTCATCGCATTCCTGAAACGCCACTGGAAGAGGATCAGGTGCTGATCTTCCAGGTGCCGATCCCGGAGCCGCTGCGCTTTATTGAGCCACGCGAAACCGAAACCCGCACCATGCACGCGCTGGAAGAGTACGGAATTATGCAGGTGAAACTGTATGAGGATATCGCCCGTTATGGCCATATCGCCACGACCTATGCCTATCCGGTCAAGGTCAACGATCGCTACGTGATGGACCCCTCACCGATTCCGAAATTCGACAACCCGAAGATGCACATGATGCCTGCACTGCAGCTGTTTGGTGCCGGACGTGAAAAACGCATCTATGCGCTGCCGCCGTATACCAAAGTAGAAAGCCTCGATTTCGATGACCACCCGTTCACCGTGCAAAGTTGGGATGAACCCTGCGCACTGTGCGGTTCGCGCCACAGCTATCTCGATGAGGTGGTAATGGATGATGCCGGTACGCGCATGTTTGTCTGCTCCGATACCGATTTTTGCCACCAGCAGCAGGAACAACAGCATGCACAGTGA